From the Thermus brockianus genome, the window GGAAGCCGCCCTAAAGGCCCTTGCCGAGGTGAAGGATACCTTGCGGAGCCAGATCCGCGAGGTGCGCCGGAGCATCTTCGCCCTGAGGCCCATTGACCTGGAGCGCTACGGCTTCCTGGAGTCCGTGCGCCGCTACGCCCTGGCCTTCGCCGAGCAGGCGGGGTTCCGGGTGCACCTTTCCTTGCCCGATGGGGTGGGCCTGTCCCAGGCGAGCGAACTCGTCCTCTTCCGCGTCCTGCAGGAGGCCCTCACCAACGCCGCCAAGCACGCCAAGCCCACCCGGGTGGAGGTGGTTTTGGAGCCCTTGGGGGAAAGGGGGGCGAGGCTGCTCGTGCGGGACAACGGCCAGGGCTTCCAACGCCCTGAGGCCCAGGGCCTGGGGGGTTTTGGCCTAACCCAGATGCGGGAGCGGGTGGAGGCCAGGGGGGGGCGGTTCTGGGTGGCCTCGGCCCCGGGGAAGGGCACGGAGGTGGGGGCGGAGGTACCCTACTAGGGGCCCTATGATGGAGGGTATGGAGCGGCCCACGCGCGTGCTCTTCGTCTGCTTGGGCAACATCTGCCGAAGCCCCTTGGCGGAAGGGGCTTTTCGCAAACTGTTGAGGGAGCGGGGCCTCGAGGCCCACTTTGAGGTGGACTCCGCCGGCACCGGGGCTTGGCACGCCGGGGAACCCATGGACCCAAGGGCCAGGCGGGTGCTGGAGGCGGAAGGGGCTTACTTCCCCCACGTGGCCCGGGCCATGACCCGGGAGGACGCCCTCTACTACGACCACATCCTGGTCATGGACCGGGAGAACCTGGCCGAGGTCCTAAGGCGCTTCCCCGAGGCCCGGGGCAAGGTGCGGCTCCTTTTGGACTACCTGGGCGGGGGCGAGGTGAAGGACCCCTACTACGGGGACGACCAGGACTGCCTCGAGGCCTACTGGACGGTGGAGGCGGCCTGCAAGGCCTTTCTGGAGGCCCATGGACCCAAGGGCGCTTCTCCGGCGGGCGGGGCTTGAGGCAAAGGCCCTTCCCGTCCCCCTCCACGGGGGGGATATCGCCCGGGTGTGGCGGGTGGGGCCTTATGTGGTGAAGCTGGCGGAAAACCCCCCACCGGGCCTTTTCGCCGCCGAGGCCCGGGGGCTTGCCGAGCTGGGGAAAAGGGGGGTGCGGGTGCCCCCGGTGCTCCACGTGGCCGAGGAGGGGCTGGTGCTGGCGTACCTGGCGCCGGGGAAGGAGGACTGGGAGGGCCTTGCCGCCATGCTTGCCCACCTGCACCGGCAAAGGGAGGCGGCGTATTGGGCCGAGCCTGGCTTCCTGGGCACCTTTCCCCTTCCCGGGCGCCAAGGGGGGGAGTGGACGGAGTTTTTCTTCCTGCGGTGCATTGAACCCTTCCTAAAGGCCACCTGGGAGCGCCTCGAGGGGCTTGGGCCCCAGGTGGAGGCCCTTTTCCAGGACCCTCTCCCCACGGAAGGCCCCGCTCCCCTCCACGGGGACCTTTGGCACGGAAACGTCCACTTCGCCCAAGGGGGGCCGGCCCTTCTGGACCCCTCCTTCTTCGTGGGGGAGAGGGGGGTGGACCTGGCCATGATGCGGCTTTTCGGGGGCTTCCCTCCCGCCTTCTGGCGGGCCTACGAGGCCCTGTACCCGGTGCCCGAGGCGGTGGCAAGGGCCCTGCCCCGGTACCAGGTGTACTACCTGCTCGCCCACGTGCACTTCTTTGGCCAAGGCTACCTGGGGGCGCTATGGAAGGCGATTTCCGCCTCTTAGGCCCCATTGACCTCCTGCAACTCCTGGCCCAGGGGGGCAGGACGGGGCTTTTCCAGGTGGAAACCCCGGGTGGGGTGGGGGAGGTCTACCTGGAGCGGGGCCGCCCCGTGCACGCCGCCTTCCTGGGCCGGGTGGGCCGGGAGGCCCTTTTGGAGGTGCTCGCCCTGAGGGAGGGGCGTTTCCGCTTCCACCTGGGGGGCAGGGCCCCCCTCACCACCCTTTCGGGCCCCTTGGAGGCCTACCTCCTGGAGGCCATCCGCACCCTGGACGAGAGGGTGGAGGTGGGCCCCTTTGACCTGGTCCGCCCCTCCCCTCGGCTCGGGGCGGTGGGGGCCACCCTGGACCCGGTGGAGCTCGCCCTCCTGGAGGACCTGGGCCAGGGCAAGAGCCCCTTGGACCTGGTGGGGCCCTCGAGGCCCCTGGAGGAGGTGCTAAAGCGCTTCGGCCACCTGGCCCGGCTCCGCCTGGTGGAGGTTTCGCCCCGGGTACCCCGCACCGCCCGGCTTCAGGTCACCTTGGGGAAGCGGGGCGCCCAGGTGGAAGCCCTCCTCCTAAAGGCCTGGCGGGCCCACTACGGCGCCTTTACCCACGTGCGGGTCAAGGGGGCAAAGGAAGCGGTTTTGCCCGTGGAAGGGGCGGAGGGGCTTGGGGTGGAGCTGCGCCTTGCCCCCGAGCTCCTCCTCTTCCACGGGCTCAAGGTGGGGGAAGAGGTCCTGGTCTGGCCCGAGGTATAGTGGCCCCATGCGGGAAGCCTTGGTGGCTTTGGAATCCGCCCTCCTCACCCACGGCCTGCCCTATCCCCTGAACCTGGAGGTGGCCCAGGCCTTGGAGGGGGCGGTGCGGGAAGAGGGGGCAAACCCGCGCACCATCGCCTTGCTGGATGGGGAGGTGCGGGTGGGCCTTAGCCCGGAGGAGATGGAGCGCCTCGCCCAAGGCGGGGCGGAGAAGGCGAGCCTTTGGAACCTGGCGGCCCTCCTCGTTAAGGGGAAAAGCGCCGGCACCACGGTGGCGGCCACGGTCCACCTGGCCCACCGCCACGGGATAGAGGTCTTCGCCACGGGGGTATCGGGGGGGTGCACCCCGAGCCCCACGACGAGAGCGCCGACCTCGTGGCCCTGGCCCGCACCCCCATCCTGGTGGTGGCCTCCGGGCCCAAGGCCATCCTGGACCTGAGGGCCACCCTGGAGCGGCTGGAGACCCTAGGGGTGAGCGTGGTGGGCTACCGCACGGACCGCCTACCCGCCTTCTTCTCTCCCGTTTCCCCCTACCCGGTGCCCGCCCGGGTGGAAAGCCCCCTGGAGGCGGCCCAGGTGTACCGGAAGGCCAAGGCGCTGGGCTTGGGGGCGGTTTTGTTGGTAAACCCCGTTTCCGAGGGAATCCCCTATGAACGGGTGGCGGCGTGGGTGGAGGAGGCGAGCCACCAAGCGGCCCGGGAAGGGGTCTATGGCAAGGCCCTCACCCCCTACCTCTTAAGGCGGCTTTCCGAGCTTTCCCAGGGGGAAACGGACCGGGTGAACCGGCGCCTCCTCTTGGAAAACGCCCGCCTGGCGGCCCAGGTGGCCCGGGCCCTTGCCGAGCTAGAATAGGCCTGTGTGCGAGCTGGGGGAAAGGCTTAGGCGGGCGCGGGAGGAAAGGGGCCTAAGCCTCAAGGAGGCGGCGGAGCGGCTTTCCCTGAAGGTGGGGGTTTTGGAGGCCCTCGAGGCCTGCCGCTTTGCGGAGCTTCCCGAGCCGGCCCTGGCCCGCGGGTACCTAAGGCGCTATGCCCGGCTTTTGGGCCTGGACCCCGAGCCCCTTCTCGCCCTTTACCCCAAGGCCCCTACCCTAGAGCCGCCCCCGCCCCCCAGCGCAGGGGGCGGCCTTGGGCCCTGTGGCTCTTTCTCCTTTTGGGCCTTGGGGCTTTGGGCTATGGGGCTTACCTCCTCCTGAGGCCCGCCCCCACGCAGGTGGTGGCCGTGCCGGAACCCCCGAAGCCCCCTGAGCCCCTGCGCTACACCCTCCGGGTGGGGAGCGAGCCCCCGGGGGCCCGGGTTTACCTGGACGGCTTTTACCTGGGCCAGACCCCCTTGGTGACCCCGCCCTTGGAGGGGGGGAGGCGGGTTTTGCGGGTGGAGCTCCCCGGCTACGCCCCGTGGGAGGAGGAGATCGCCCTGGACCGGCACCTCTCCCTGAACGTGCGGCTTACACCCCTTCCCCAGGCGCCTTCCCCTGCCCCGGCTCCTTCGGCGCAGGCGGGAAAGCTCGTGCTCCGGCTAGAGGGTAGGAGTTGGCTTCGGGTGACCCAAGGGGAAAAACGGCTTTATGAAGGCATCCCCGAGGTGGGCACGGAGCTTAGCTTTGACCTCCCCGTGGAGGTGCGGGCTGGGAACCCCGGGGGGGTGCGGGTCCTCCTGGACGGGAAGGATTTGGGGCTTATGGGGGAGCCGGGCAAGCCCCTTACCCGGAGTTTCCCCTAGGCGGGGCCTTCCGGTTTTCGCTATACTGCAACCTTGTTGGGGGTAGGCCCCAAGGAGCGCTATGGCGAAGATTGGCTTCGTGAGCCTGGGTTGCCCCAAGGCTTTGGTGGATTCCGAGCAGATCCTCTCCCGGCTCAAAGCTTTAGGCTACGAGACGAGCCCCACCTACGAGGAGGCCGAGGTGGTCATCGTCAACACCTGCGGCTTCATCACCCCCGCGGTGGAGGAGAGCCTCGAGGCCATCGGGGAGGCGCTCAAGGAGAACGGCCGGGTCATCGTGACGGGGTGCCTGGGGGCGCGGCCGGAGGTGATCCGCGAGCGCCACCCGGAGGTCTTGGCGGTCACGGGGCCAGGGGAGGTGGAGGAGGTCTTGGAAGCGGTGGAAAGGGTCTTGCCCCCTCCCCGGGACCCCTTCTTGGACCTGGTGCCGCCCCAGGTGAAGCTTACCCCCAAGCACTACGCCTACCTCAAGCTTTCCGAAGGGTGCGACCACCGGTGTAGCTTCTGCATCATCCCCAAGCTCCGTGGAAGGCTTCGCTCCCGGGACGCCGCCGAGGTCCTGGCCGAGGCGGCGAGGCTTGTGGCCACGGGCACCAAGGAGCTCCTCCTCATCGCCCAGGACCTTTCCGCCTATGGGGTGGATCTGGGCCACCGGGCGAGCTTCTGGGGCGACCGCCTGGTGCGGGCGGAGCTTAAGGACCTCCTCGCCCACATGGCCGAGCTGGGCGCCTGGATCCGGCTCCACTACGTCTACCCTTACCCCCACGTGCGGGACCTCCTTCCCCTCATGGCCGAGGGAAAGGTCCTCCCTTACCTGGACGTTCCCTTGCAACACGCCTCCGAGCGCATCCTGCGGCGCATGCGCCGGCCAGGGGGGTACCAAAGCCACCTCCAGACCCTGAAGGCCTGGCGGGAGGTGGTGCCGGAACTCGCCCTTCGCTCCACCTTCATCGTGGGCTTTCCCGGGGAAACGGAGGAGGACTTCCAGGTCCTCCTGGACTTCCTGGAGGAGGCGGAGCTGGACCGCGTGGGGGTCTTCACCTACTCCCCGGTGGAGGGGGCGGAGGCCAATGCCCTGGACGGCCACGTGCCCGAGGAGGTGAAGGAGGAGAGGAAGGCGAGGCTTATGGAGCTCCAGGCCAAGGTGAGCCTGCGCAAGAACCGGCGCCTTGTGGGAAAGACGCTAGAGGTCCTGGTGGACGAGCTTCCCGAACCGGGCCTCGCCATAGGCCGCACCTACCGCGACTCCCCCGGCATTGACGGGGTGATCTACGTGGAAACGGACGGTACGGTGCGGGTGGGGGAGAGGATCCAGGCCAGGGTGACCCGGGCCGACACCTACGACCTCTACGGCGTCCAGGTTTAGGATAGGGGCGGTATGTACATCGTCATCGCTGGGGGCGGGGAGGTGGGCGGGGAGCTGGCCCGTACCCTGGAGAAGGCCCACGAGGTGGTGGTCATTGACCGGAACCCCCAGGCCAAGGAGCGCCTCGCTCACCTGGACGTGAAGGTGGTGGTGGGTGGGGCCACGGACCCCGACACCCTAAGGGAAGCGGGCGTGGACCGGGCGGACCTCTTCATCGCCAGCACCGATTCCGACGAGGTGAACCTCCTCGCCTCCCTCCTGGCCAAGGGCCTTGGGGCGAAGGAAACCCTTTGCTTTGTGGGCAAAGGGGGGTACGTGGAGGTTTTGGCCGATCCCCGCACGGCGGAAATCCTCGGCACCCGCATTGACAAGGTGCTCTGGCCGCAAAGGGCCATGGCCCGGGAGATCGTGGAGGTGATCCTGGTCCCTGGGGCGGTGGACACGGAATTCCTGGCCGGGGGAAGGCTTCGCTTTGTGGAGTACCGGGTGAAGGAAGGGGGGCCCTACGTCCACCGCCTCCTGGTGGAGGAAGCCTGGCCCGAAGGGGTCTTGGTGGTAGGGGTGGTGCGGGATGGGGCTTTCCTCAGCTTCGCCCATCCGGACTTCCCTGAGCTCGTGCTGGAGCCTGGGGATAAACTCCTCTTCGTCACCACCTTGAGGGCCTTCCCCGAGCTGGAGGCCTGCTTCGCCACGGGTCGGGGGGTGAGGCGGGTCATGGTCTTGGGCGGGGGGAACGTGGGCTTTATGGTGGCCCAGGAGCTTTTGCGCAGGCGGCTGGAGGTGGTCATCATTGAACCCAACCGGGAGCGGTGCGAGTGGCTTTCCCAGGAGCTTCCCGGGGCGTTGGTGATCCAGGGGGACGGCACGGACCTGGAGCTTTTAGAGGCGGAGGGGATGCAGGAGGCAGACGTGGTGGTGGCGGTGACGGACAACGACGAGAAAAACCTCCTCGCCTCCCTCCTTGCCAAGCAGCTTGGGGTGGGCAAGGTCATCACCCGGGTTTCCCGTTCGGAAACCCGCAGGCTCTTTGAACAGGTGGGGATTGACCTCCCCCTCACGCCCCGCCAGGCGGCGGTGCGGGCGGTGTTGGACTTCCTGGGACCGGAGAACGTGGAGCATGTTTCCACCATGGACGAGAACATAGAGCTCCTGGAGGTGGAGCTTCCTGGAGACTTCCGCCCGAGACCCCTTAAGGCCCTGGCCGAGCCCCAGGTGGTTCCCGTGGCGTTGGAACGGGATCACCGGGTGATGCTTTACCGGGAGGACCTGTCGGCCCTCCCTGGGGATCGGCTCTTCTTGGTGGCGGCCCGGGAGGTGGCGGATGAAGCCGTGGCCCGCATCGCCCGCTAAGTCGGGCTTCCGCTCTAGCCTTTACCTCCTTGGGCTCACCTACCAGGGAATGGGGGGCCTCCTCTTCCTCTTCGCCCTCTTGGCCTTCCTCCTTGGGGAGGATGCCCGGGGTTTCGCCCTGGGGGCGCTTCTGGGGGCTGTTTTGGGTAGAGCCTTTCAGGCCATGGGCCATCCCCAGGCCCAGCCCCGCAGGGCCGAGGTCTTCGCCAGCGTGGCCCTGCTTTGGATCCTGGTGCCCGCCTTGGGGGCGGTGCCCTACTGGGTTTCCGGGGGGCTTAGCTATCTGGACGCCCTCTTTGAATCGGTTTCCGGCTTCACCACCACCGGGGCCACGGTCCTCGCCGATTTCGGCCAGTTTGGGCAAAGCCTTTTCCTATGGCGTGCCCTGACCCAGTGGATGGGGGGCATCGGCATCGTGGTGCTTTTCTTGGTGATTTTTCCCCAGCTCCAGGTGGCGGGGCGCCAGGCCTTCTTTGCTGAGAGCACGGGGGTAGAGAAGGACCGCCTGACCCCCAGGCTTCGGCACACGGCCATGGCGGTGCTCAAGGTGTACTTGCTCCTTACGGGGCTTGCCTTCCTCGCCTACCTGGGGGCGGGTGTACCCCTTTACGAGGCCTTGGCCAATGCCCTCACCACCATCCCCGCCGGGGGGTTTAGCCCGAACCCCCAAAGCTTTGCCGCCTATACCCCCCTGGCTCAGTGGCTGGGCACCCTTTTCATGTTTTTGGCGGGGGTGAACTTCCTCTTGCAGTACCGGCTTTTATTCGGCCGGGAGGTGAAGCCCCTTCTTCGGGACGCCGAGTTCCGCGCCTATGTGGGCATCGTTTTCCTTTTCGGGGCCCTCCTCGCCCTTTACCTCTACACCCACCACCTGTATGGGCTGGAAGCGAGCCTCCGCCACGCTTTTTTCCAGGTGGTTTCTATCCTCACCACCACGGGTTTCGCCAGCGTGGACTTCGCTCAGTGGGTGGTTCCCGCCCAGGCCCTCCTGGTCTTCTTGATGTTCATCGGGGGAAGCGCCGGCTCGGGGGCGGGGGGCGTCAAGGTGGTGCGCTGGCTTCTCCTGTTTGGGCTGTTGCGCCGGGAGGTTACCCGCACCCTGCACCCGCAAGCGGTCCTGCCCTTGCGCTTGGGGGTGCGGGTGGTGCCGGAGGAGGCCCTGCGGCAGGTTTCCGTTTTCGTCTTCCTCTACACCGTGCTTTTCGGTCTGGGGGCCTTGGCCTTGGCCCTCTTGGAAGGCGACTTCGTGGTGGCCTTCACCGCCAGCGCCCAAGCCATCGGCAACATCGGCCCAGGGCTTGGTCCCGTGGGGCCCATGGGTTCGTATGCGGAGCTTACCCCGCTGTCTAAACTGGTCCTGGTCTTCCAGATGTGGGCCGGACGCATAGAGATTCTGCCCGTGGTCCTCCTCTTTAGCCCGGAACTTTGGCAAAGGCTCCGCTAGTTTGGGTATAATCTCCCCCCGTGAGGACCCTAGGCCATATCACCGCCATGCCCGTGCTCCCGGGGCCCCTGCAGGGCTTGAGGGAGCTTGCGTATAACCTTTGGTGGAGCTGGAACCCGGAGGCGGCGGAGCTATTCCAAGAAATAGATCCTTTGCTCTGGAAGCGCTTCCGGGGCAACCCCGTGAAGCTCCTCTTGGAGGTGGACCCGGCCCGCCTCGAGGCCCTCTCCGGCACCAGCTACCCGGCCCGGGTGGAGGCGGTGGTGGGCGCCCTGCGCCGCTACCTGGAGGAGAGGCGGGCCAAGCAGGGCCCCAGCGTGGCCTACTTCTCCGCCGAGTACGGCTTCCACAGCTCCCTGCCCATCTACTCTGGGGGGCTTGGGGTTTTGGCCGGGGACCACATCAAGGCGGCAAGCGACCAGGGCCTGGACCTGGTGGGGGTGGGGATCTTTTACCACGAGGGGTACTTCCACCAGCGCCTTTCCCCCGAAGGGGCCCAGGTGGAGGTGTACGAGCCCTTGCACCCCGAGGAGCTTCCGCTTCTTCCCGTCCAAGACCCCGAAGGGCGGCCCCTAAGGGTGGGGCTGGACCTGCCGGGAAGGAGCCTTCTCCTTGGGGCTTACCGGGTCCAGGTGGGGGCGGTGCCCGTCTACCTCCTTACCGCCAACCTGCCGGAAAACGCCCCCGAGGACCGGGCCATCACCGCCAGGCTTTACGCCCCGGGTTTGGAGATGCGCCTTTTGCAGGAGATGGTCCTGGGGATTGGGGGGGTGAGGCTCCTGCGCGCCCTGGGCCTTTCGCCCCAGGTCTTCCACATGAACGAGGGCCACTCCGCTTTTCTGGGGTTGGAAAGGCTTCGGGAACACTTTTTGGAGGGACATCCTTTCCCTGTGGCCTTGGAAAGGGTCCGGGCTGGAGCGCTTTTCACCACCCATACCCCCGTGCCCGCCGGGCACGACGCCTTCCCCCTGGACCTGGTGGAGCGTTACCTGGGGGGCTTCTTTGACGGGCTTGGGGTGGGGTGGGAGGCGCTTTTGGCCCTTGGCCTAGAGGAAAAGCCTTGGGGCAAGGTTTTCTCCATGTCCAACCTGGCCCTTTCCACCAGCGCCCAGGCCAACGGGGTCTCCCGCCTTCACGGGGAGGTTTCCCGCCGGATGTTCCACCACCTGTGGCCGGAACTTCTACCCGAGGAGGTGCCCATCGGCCACGTGACCAACGGGGTGCACACCTGGACCTTCCTGCATCCCCGCCTCCGCCGCCATTACGCCGAGGTGTTTGGCCCCGAATGGCTCAAGCGCCCGGAGGACCCCGCCACCTGGAAGGTGGAGGGGCTAGGGGAGGCGTTTTGGCGCATCCACCAAGAGCTTCGGGGCGACCTGGTGCGGGAGGTGCGGCGGAGGCTTTACGAGCAACGTCGCCGCAACGGGGAAAGCCCAAGCCGCCTGCGCGAGGCGGAGAGGGCCTTGGACCCCGAGGCCCTCACCATCGGCTTCGCCCGCCGGTTCGCCACCTACAAGCGGGCCGTCCTCCTCTTCAAGGACCCCGAGAGGCTTCTCAAAATCGTGCGGGGACCCTATCCGGTCCAGTTCGTCTTCGCCGGCAAGGCCCACCCCAAGGACGAGCCGGGAAAGGCGTACCTGCAGGAGTTGGTGGCGAGGATACGGGAACTGGGCCTCGAGGACCGCATGGTGGTCCTGGAGGACTACGATATGTACCTCGCCCGCGTCCTGGTCCACGGCTCGGACGTCTGGCTCAACACGCCCCGGCGTCCCCTGGAGGCCTCGGGGACGAGCGGCATGAAGGCCGCCCTGAACGGGGCCCTCAACCTGAGCGTGTTGGACGGCTGGTGGGCCGAGGCCTATAATGGCAAAAACGGCTTCGCCATCGGGGACGAGCGCACCTACGAGAGCGAGGAGGCCCAGGACATGGCGGACGCCCAGGCCCTTTACGACGTCCTGGAGTCCGAGGTCCTTCCCCTCTTCTACGCCGTGGGGTCCGAAGGGTACTCCTCCGGCTGGCTTTCCATGGTCCACGAGAGCCTCCGTACCGTGGGGCCCCGGTTCAGCGCCGCCCGCATGGTGGCGGAGTATAAGGCGCTTTACCAAACGGGGAAGGCCTGGTCCGAGCGTACCGCCCTGGAGGCGGAAGCCCTTAAGGCCTTCCACGAAGCCCTGCCCCGCTTCTTCAACCTGGGGCTGAAGGTGGAGGTACCGGGGGACCTCACCCTCAACGGCACCCCCATGCGGGTGCGGGCCTGGGTGGAGGGGGAGGTGCCGGAGGCCTTGAGGCCCTTTTTGGGGGTGGAGCTCGTGGTGCGCCGGGCGGATGGGGCCTTTTGGGTGGTGCCCTTGGTGCCAGAGGGGGAGGGCTACGGCTTGGCCTACCGCCCGCCCCGCCCCGGCAGCTACGCCTATGGGGTACGCCTCGCCCTAAAGCACCCCATCACCGGCCGGGTGGGTTGGGTGCGCTGGGCCTAGGCTTGCTATAATCTTCCGGTGTACGCAAGGAGGTATGCGATGAAGAAACTTCTTGTGCTTTTGGGCCTTTTGGCGCTTTCCCTGGGGCTTGCCCAGGTGCGGAGCCTGGACCAGATTAGGCGCTCTGGGGAGATCCGCATCGGCACGGAAGGGGCTTTCCCCCCGTTCAACTACTTTGACGAAAAAAACCAGCTCACCGGTTTTGAGATTGACCTGGGCAACGCCATCGCCAAGAAGCTGGGGCTGAAGCCGGTCTGGATCACCCAGGCCTTTGACAGCCTCCTCATCCAGCTCAACCAGGGCCGTTTTGACTTTGTCATCGCCTCCCACGGCATCACCGAGGAAAGGGCCAAGGCGGTGGACTTCACCAACCCCCACTACTGCACGGGCGGGGTCATCGTGAGCCGGAAGGGAGGCCCTAAGACGGCCAAGGACCTCCAGGGCAAGGTGGTGGGGGTGCAGATCGGCACCACCTACATGGAGGCGGCGCAGAAGATCCCCGGGGTCAAGCAGGTGCGCACCTACCAGAAGGACCCGGATGCGCTCCAGGACCTCTTGGCGGGCCGCTTGGATGCCTGGATTACCGACCGCTTCGTGGCCAAGGAGGCCATCAGGGAAAGGAAGCTGGAGAACGCCCTGCAACTGGGTGAGCTGGTCTTCCAGGAAAAGGTGGCCATGGCGGTGGCTAAGGGCAACCGGAATGTCTTGAACGCCCTCAACAACGCCCTGGCCGAACTGATGAAGGACGGCACCTACGCCCAGATCTCCAAAAAGTGGTTTGGGGAGGACGTGCGCTGCAAGTAGCCTGAACGTGACCCAAGGGCCAAGCGCCCTTGGGTTTTCCTTCTGCCTATGCCCCTTTGGCTTCGCCTCACGTTGGTGCTGGCCCTCCTCCTTGGGGGCTACGTTCTCTTTTTCGTCCTTTTAGGGTATGCCCTAGAGCGGTACTTCCTCCTCACGGGCTTTGGTCCCGAGCGGGCGGCTTCCGCCAGCCAGGCCATGGCCTTGGGGGCGGAGATCACCTTGAAGCTCACCCTGATCTCGGGCCTGGCCGGCCTCGTCATCGGCGTCTTCGCTGGGATGTTCCGGCTTTCCGCCCGGGCTTGGGTGCGGCTTCCCGCCACCTTTTACATCTGGGTCACCCGGGGCACCCCTCTCTTGGTGCAGATCCTCTTCGCCTACAACGCCTTGCCCCTTTTGCTTCAGCCCCTTTGGCCTGGGGCGCAGCAGGCCCTCACGCCTTACTGGGCGGCCTTTATCGCCCTCTCCTTCAACGTGGGGGCCTACAACGCCGAGGTGGTGCGGGCGGGCATCCAGGCTATTCCCAAGGGGCAGTGGGAGGCGGCCTGGTCCTTGGGCCTTTCCCCGGCGGACACCATGCGCTTTGTCGTCCTGCCCCAGGCCTTAAGGATCGTGGTGCCCCCCTTGGTGAACAACGTGGTGGCGCTCCTGAAGGACTCCTCCTTGGCGAGCGCCATCGCGCTAACCGAGCTGGCCCTTTCCGGGCAAAGGATCATCTCCGCCACCTTTCGCCCGGTGGAGGTCTACCTGGCGGTGGCCGCCATCTACCTCCTCCTCACCACGGTGCTCACCGCCTTTACCAACCGTTTGGAGGTGCGCCTAAGGGTGCGCACGCGCTAGGGCTTGCCGCGGGGTAGCTACCCCCGGTATACTGCCCTCGGCTTAAAGGAGGTGCATGGATATGCGCTTAACGCGTTGGTTGCTGGCGGGAATGGCCCTCCTGGGCCTGGGTCTAGCCCAGGAGTTTATCACCATCGGCTCGGGTTCCACCACCGGGGTTTACTTCCCCGTGGCCACCGGCATGGCCAAGCTGGTAAACGACGCCAACGTGGGGATTAGGGCCAACGCCCGCTCCACCGGGGGCAGCGTGGCCAACATCAACGCCATCGCCGCCGGGGAGTTTGAGATGGCCTTGGCCCAAAACGACATCGCCTACTACGCCTACCAGGGGTGCTGCATCCCCGCCTTTGAGGGCAAGGCGGTGAAGGGGATCCGGGCCCTGGCCGCCCTTTACCCCGAGGTGATCCACATCGTGGCCCGGGCCGATGCCGGCATCCGCACGGTGGCGGACCTCAAGGGCAAGCGGGTGGTGGTGGGGGACGTGGGCTCCGGCACGG encodes:
- the glgP gene encoding alpha-glucan family phosphorylase — translated: MRTLGHITAMPVLPGPLQGLRELAYNLWWSWNPEAAELFQEIDPLLWKRFRGNPVKLLLEVDPARLEALSGTSYPARVEAVVGALRRYLEERRAKQGPSVAYFSAEYGFHSSLPIYSGGLGVLAGDHIKAASDQGLDLVGVGIFYHEGYFHQRLSPEGAQVEVYEPLHPEELPLLPVQDPEGRPLRVGLDLPGRSLLLGAYRVQVGAVPVYLLTANLPENAPEDRAITARLYAPGLEMRLLQEMVLGIGGVRLLRALGLSPQVFHMNEGHSAFLGLERLREHFLEGHPFPVALERVRAGALFTTHTPVPAGHDAFPLDLVERYLGGFFDGLGVGWEALLALGLEEKPWGKVFSMSNLALSTSAQANGVSRLHGEVSRRMFHHLWPELLPEEVPIGHVTNGVHTWTFLHPRLRRHYAEVFGPEWLKRPEDPATWKVEGLGEAFWRIHQELRGDLVREVRRRLYEQRRRNGESPSRLREAERALDPEALTIGFARRFATYKRAVLLFKDPERLLKIVRGPYPVQFVFAGKAHPKDEPGKAYLQELVARIRELGLEDRMVVLEDYDMYLARVLVHGSDVWLNTPRRPLEASGTSGMKAALNGALNLSVLDGWWAEAYNGKNGFAIGDERTYESEEAQDMADAQALYDVLESEVLPLFYAVGSEGYSSGWLSMVHESLRTVGPRFSAARMVAEYKALYQTGKAWSERTALEAEALKAFHEALPRFFNLGLKVEVPGDLTLNGTPMRVRAWVEGEVPEALRPFLGVELVVRRADGAFWVVPLVPEGEGYGLAYRPPRPGSYAYGVRLALKHPITGRVGWVRWA
- a CDS encoding ABC transporter substrate-binding protein, with protein sequence MKKLLVLLGLLALSLGLAQVRSLDQIRRSGEIRIGTEGAFPPFNYFDEKNQLTGFEIDLGNAIAKKLGLKPVWITQAFDSLLIQLNQGRFDFVIASHGITEERAKAVDFTNPHYCTGGVIVSRKGGPKTAKDLQGKVVGVQIGTTYMEAAQKIPGVKQVRTYQKDPDALQDLLAGRLDAWITDRFVAKEAIRERKLENALQLGELVFQEKVAMAVAKGNRNVLNALNNALAELMKDGTYAQISKKWFGEDVRCK
- a CDS encoding amino acid ABC transporter permease, with translation MPLWLRLTLVLALLLGGYVLFFVLLGYALERYFLLTGFGPERAASASQAMALGAEITLKLTLISGLAGLVIGVFAGMFRLSARAWVRLPATFYIWVTRGTPLLVQILFAYNALPLLLQPLWPGAQQALTPYWAAFIALSFNVGAYNAEVVRAGIQAIPKGQWEAAWSLGLSPADTMRFVVLPQALRIVVPPLVNNVVALLKDSSLASAIALTELALSGQRIISATFRPVEVYLAVAAIYLLLTTVLTAFTNRLEVRLRVRTR